The Tolypothrix sp. PCC 7712 genome segment CAAGCCCCCCAACAGAACTAGCGACAGTGATAGAAACTGTGGAGATTTCTCGCCTGCCTGTGTTTGAGGAGTATCGTTGATGGAAAACTGGCTTCATGGCAACCTGACAGTTGCAGCCAATGAAAAGCTAACCCGCTTTAAAGAATATGCAGTGTCCCACCCGCAGTTAGCCCTCTTTTGTCACTCTAGGCAGAGGAAAAGTAGAAATCAGGGTGAATCAGGGATATAAAAATTGAACTGGTGAGGCTATAAATAATAGATTGAAGTTTAAAAAAACCCAAAGCTAATTGAGGAATAGGAAAAACCGTTAACCAGGGATATATCAGATTAAATAAAGTAAAAGGTTGAATAATCAAACGAAGATTGTTAAGAATGTTCTTCCAGCCATTTCCATTATCCCACCAAGGATGTGAAACAAATTTTGACTCTCGTTGTGATGGAGACTGAAACAGTTGCTCCGAATGCAGACTAACCATTAAATAAGCACTGCAAATAATTTCCCACCATCGCTCAATATCTGGGTAGTGAGTCAGGCGAAAATCTGACCAACCTAATTCATTCTTACTTTGTTTTAACCCGTACTCGACCCAAGTTCTTAAACCGTAAAAATTTCCAACTTCTCTTGGCGTAATGTCTGGATATTTACTCATCACATACCAAGTAGTGTTATCAGGCAAATTTTCTGGATCTGTAGTAATTTGCCAATATCTAAGTTCTCCACGTTTTCCCGGAATAATTTCTCTAATAAATCGATTTTCCCGACTCAAGTCAGAGAATACCCTTTGAAACTTCTGCCACTTTAAATATTGAATATGTTGTCGTGGAAGTATTTCTACATAATGATTTGACCGAATCGCTACTATATAGTTCAAGTTTAGTTCATCTAATACAGATATGAAATTCTTACCACTCTCTCCATATAAGCTATCTGCAAGTACTAAGTTGAATTTAAAACCCATTGATTGTAGCTTTTTTATCAGTATTGCTG includes the following:
- a CDS encoding IS701 family transposase: MVQPRPAAPTVKFVDEYCQWYKSLFPDVRSFEAFKYLHVGCISDLKRKTLPEIAKIVGLDNQQGLHHFLTTSPWDIEKLRTLRLELILQVLKGRPIILIIDETGDKKKGSKTDYVKRQYIGNLGKTDNGIVAVTVYGVFCGMTFPLLFEVYKPRERLQAGDKYRTKPEIAAILIKKLQSMGFKFNLVLADSLYGESGKNFISVLDELNLNYIVAIRSNHYVEILPRQHIQYLKWQKFQRVFSDLSRENRFIREIIPGKRGELRYWQITTDPENLPDNTTWYVMSKYPDITPREVGNFYGLRTWVEYGLKQSKNELGWSDFRLTHYPDIERWWEIICSAYLMVSLHSEQLFQSPSQRESKFVSHPWWDNGNGWKNILNNLRLIIQPFTLFNLIYPWLTVFPIPQLALGFFKLQSIIYSLTSSIFISLIHPDFYFSSA